The nucleotide window GCGATTGTCTGAATAGTCAAGTAAAAATCGACTTTGGTAAAAAGCAGAATGAGCGGTGGTACAGTCAAATAAAACCTAGAATTCTGCTAGAAAAAAGAATTACTTCGGCTTCAAATGAAGAGCTCAGAGATTACAAGTTTCATATTTTTAAGAGTAGTTGCGAAGGAAGTGAAGCTAAAAAGGTGATTGTTCAAGTGGATTATGATTGAAGCACTAATCATAACAGAAGCTTATTTGATGAAGATCTTAACTGGCTCCCCTTCGGTATAGAATATCCAAGTATAAAAACAAAAATTGATAAGCCTAAAAATTATGATTACATGCTTACTATAGCTAAGAGTTTAGCACAGGAATTTAGTTATGTAAGGGTTGATCTCTACAATGTAGATGGCAAAGTTTTTTTTGGTGAACTTACTTTTGCTCATGGCTCGGGTCTGGAAAAGTTTACAAATAAAAGTCATGATTATTGGATGGGAAATCTTTGGGAGTTATAGTGGCGCTACAGAATAAAAAAAAAATAGACTTAATTATTGACTCACTTGATTTGGGTGGGGCGGAAAGAGTATGCGTAAACTTTGCTAACATCCTTGCTTCTAATGGTCATGAAGTAAGAATATTATTTTTCCGAAAATCCGAGAGTAATTATATATCAAAAATTGATAAGCGCTGTAGAACTTTATTTGTTGAGTCAAGTAATGCGCGGACATTCCTTTCAAATATTAACAAAAGAGAAACTTCCCTCTCTGAAATAGTTATTGCTTTTAATCATCAATTAGCAATTCTGATAAAGATATATTCATTTTTTAATAGGCGAAAGATCAAGGTGATTTCAAGGAATGTAAACTATCTTTCAAAAGATTTAAAAAAAGGAAGCTTTAGCTTTAAAAAACTACTCACAATTCTACTCGTTAATTTATTTTATAAAAAGATGGACTTTTATATTTCTCAATGTCAATCAATGAAAATTGATATGGTAAGAAACTATGGTATAGAGGAAAGCAAAATCGATGTACTTTATAACCCGGTAAGTGAATCTATTTTTCCCTTAGGATTAGAAAAAGATATAGATATCCTCTATGTAGGACGTCTTGAGGAGCAAAAGGGAATAAGGCAGTTATGTAATATTTTGAGTGAAATCATTTATAAAAAACCAAATGTTACCATAAAAATAATAGGTAAAGGCAGTCAAGCTTTCCATGTTCATTCCTTAGTGAATAAATTTAAAAAAAATGTGACACACTTGGAATCTACAACAGAAATTAATATATATTATAATCGCTCAAGAGTTACTATTTTGACTTCTTGGTACGAAGGGTTTCCTAATGTTTTAGCAGAGTCACTGAGAGCCGGAACCCCTGTGGTATCTTTTGACTGCGACAGCGGACCAAGTGAGATTATTACTCATGGATTGAACGGCTATCTTGTGCCTTTAGGTAGTCATCGCCTTTTTATACAATCTGTAGAATCTGTTTTAGAGCAAAAGCTAGTCGGGCCTATCACATATCAATTAGATCGAAACATTCAAGGTCGACTTTTTGATTTAATCGATAATATTTAGCTGTCTGGTAACCGGAGAGCGTTAATGTTCTTTGACGATATAAAGCTTCCATATATTTTTCTAACATTTTTTGGAAGTCTAACTTTAGGATTTGCAAGCTTAGTTTATAGCGTTTCAAACTCTCAATATGGCAAATTATTGGCTGCTTTCTTTTGCTTATCTTTAAGTCTAATTATAGCAGTTCTCTTCGGCTGGCGGGATATTAGCCCTGGTTATGGAGGGATAGACACAGGCTCTTATATAAAAATTTTTGCTAGTTTAGAAGCTAACGATTTGACCACCATTTTTAAGCAGCGTATTGAATTTGGTTTTGGTAGTTTTATGTGGCTAGTGAAAAGTTTCGGCCTCTCTATACATTGGTTTTACTTTATTTTGGGGTTCTCGTTATTAATTTTAATTTTTTACATCTCTACATTTCTACCTATTACTTTATTCAGAATTGTTAGTTTTTTTTTATTACTTCTACTTTTTATAGATAGCTTTAACATAAGTAGGATGATTTTAGCCGTATTTGTACTTTTGTTATCCTGCATATTTTTAATGAAAGGAAACTATTTAAAAAGTATCTTTACAGTTCTCATATCAGCGTCATTTCAGTTGGTCGGTCTGTGGGGTCTTATATTTATTGGATATATTTTCCTCAAGCGAAAAATAAAATCAAAATATACATTTATTATAACTTACATTTCACTGGTTTTTTTATCATTTGTTTTGGTTGAAGCATTTAAATTTTTATTAGTTTTTATTGGGTATGGATATTATATAGTCGATGAACCAAAGTTTTCACTTTTAAATTACATGTTTTGTTTTTATTTGTTCTTCGTTTTTTATTATTTTATACTTCCTGATAAGCGTTATAAAGCAAAGAAAATATCGGTTATGGTATTTAACTTGCTGCCAACAATGGTGTTTACGCTTCCCTTGTATCTGGCAGTGCCTATAGCTTATAGGTTTAATTACATCTATATGGGATTTTTCTTTATTCTTATTGCGGAAACTTTAAAATGGAGCATATTAAAAATTAAGAGGCGCAATATTATAGGTTTTTTGGTCGCTTTTATTCCGTCCGTTTGTTATTGCGCCTTAAAAATTTACACATATTTTGATAGAGATATTGGGTACGCTCAGGTTTGGGCGATAAAAGGAAGCCAATTTTTTGGGTGGTGGTGAATGAGGATCTTAGTAATATCCGATTACTCTAGAGGGGGGGCTGGCTGCGTTGCAAAAGAAACCGGCGACTTGTTAAGCAGCCAGGGGCATGAGGTGAAGTATCTTTGGGGTAATAAGCACTTTTCGTTTTCTCCATTTAGGTATATTTTTAATTATAAAGCCAATAAAATTTTGAGAAAGGTATTAGCTGATTTTTTGCCAGAAATAATAATGGTTCATAATTACGACAACCTTCTTAGCCCGTCAATATTATCAGTAATTAAAAAATACAGGAAAGAGACAAAATCAAGTGTAATAATGACTTTGCACGATTATCATGTACTTTGCCCAAGTAACTCTCTTTCGTATTATCGTGGTTCTAAAAAATATTTTTTCAATTTTGTTCCAACAGTTCAAAAATGTTTTTTTACAAGAATAGATTATCGAAGCTGGGCGCACAGTTATCTCAGGGTTTTACAGTGGTTAATATACTATAAATTCTTTAGATATCGTTCAGCTTTTGACTTTTTTATTGCTCCAAGTGAGTTTATGTTCGAAAAGTCCTCTCAGGTTCTTGATAAAAAAAAATTAAAATTGATTAGAAATCCGACAGTTATAACAGCAGTTGGAAATAGCAGAGCAAAAGTAAAAGATAATAGCGCACTAACTATTACCTACGCCGGAAGACTCAGTGATGAAAAGGGCATTTTATATTTTGTTCGTGCGCTTGCCAATTTACGAAGTTATATCACGCCAAAAATTCACCTAAACATAATAGGTGATGGGGCTCATGAGCGGTTAATCGAAAAAGTTGTGAAGTGTAACACTAATGACAATTTGACCTTTAAATTGTTTGGTAGGAAATCAAAGCAAGAAGTTGAGACAGTATTCCAAAAGTCTGATTTTGTTGTTTTGCCGTCGCTATGCTATGAAAATGCACCTCTTACTTTAGTAGAGGCAGCTATGTTGGGTTGTAGAATAATAACTATGAACTATGGAGGAATGAAAGAAATAGCCGAAATGCAGAACGGTTCATTTCTTATGAACTCTTTTAGTCGTATTGAAATTCAGCGCTTGTTAAAATTTTTGTCTGAAGAAAGAGAATTTGCTGTTGATAATTCCGAAATTGTTAGTCGCTTTTCGAAAGAAAGTTATTTATCTATGATTTTAGACACGATACCAAGTAGAAAGTAGGTTGCTTATTTTTTGCATTGCCCGCTACTTTTACTTATTTTTAAATTTTTTTTTGGTGTGAAAGTATGAAAAGAAGTATTAAATATAGGTTTTTCGGTCGAGTTATAAAGTGGATACCATTGCGGTGG belongs to Idiomarina sp. PL1-037 and includes:
- a CDS encoding EpsG family protein, which encodes MFFDDIKLPYIFLTFFGSLTLGFASLVYSVSNSQYGKLLAAFFCLSLSLIIAVLFGWRDISPGYGGIDTGSYIKIFASLEANDLTTIFKQRIEFGFGSFMWLVKSFGLSIHWFYFILGFSLLILIFYISTFLPITLFRIVSFFLLLLLFIDSFNISRMILAVFVLLLSCIFLMKGNYLKSIFTVLISASFQLVGLWGLIFIGYIFLKRKIKSKYTFIITYISLVFLSFVLVEAFKFLLVFIGYGYYIVDEPKFSLLNYMFCFYLFFVFYYFILPDKRYKAKKISVMVFNLLPTMVFTLPLYLAVPIAYRFNYIYMGFFFILIAETLKWSILKIKRRNIIGFLVAFIPSVCYCALKIYTYFDRDIGYAQVWAIKGSQFFGWW
- a CDS encoding glycosyltransferase, with translation MALQNKKKIDLIIDSLDLGGAERVCVNFANILASNGHEVRILFFRKSESNYISKIDKRCRTLFVESSNARTFLSNINKRETSLSEIVIAFNHQLAILIKIYSFFNRRKIKVISRNVNYLSKDLKKGSFSFKKLLTILLVNLFYKKMDFYISQCQSMKIDMVRNYGIEESKIDVLYNPVSESIFPLGLEKDIDILYVGRLEEQKGIRQLCNILSEIIYKKPNVTIKIIGKGSQAFHVHSLVNKFKKNVTHLESTTEINIYYNRSRVTILTSWYEGFPNVLAESLRAGTPVVSFDCDSGPSEIITHGLNGYLVPLGSHRLFIQSVESVLEQKLVGPITYQLDRNIQGRLFDLIDNI
- a CDS encoding glycosyltransferase, with protein sequence MRILVISDYSRGGAGCVAKETGDLLSSQGHEVKYLWGNKHFSFSPFRYIFNYKANKILRKVLADFLPEIIMVHNYDNLLSPSILSVIKKYRKETKSSVIMTLHDYHVLCPSNSLSYYRGSKKYFFNFVPTVQKCFFTRIDYRSWAHSYLRVLQWLIYYKFFRYRSAFDFFIAPSEFMFEKSSQVLDKKKLKLIRNPTVITAVGNSRAKVKDNSALTITYAGRLSDEKGILYFVRALANLRSYITPKIHLNIIGDGAHERLIEKVVKCNTNDNLTFKLFGRKSKQEVETVFQKSDFVVLPSLCYENAPLTLVEAAMLGCRIITMNYGGMKEIAEMQNGSFLMNSFSRIEIQRLLKFLSEEREFAVDNSEIVSRFSKESYLSMILDTIPSRK